A segment of the Daphnia pulex isolate KAP4 chromosome 10, ASM2113471v1 genome:
ATAAATATTCCCCTCGTACATGTAAATGTGTGTAGGCCCCTCATAGCTAGAAGAGCAGTGGGGCTGGTTAGACTGTTGTAATACTCCGTGACCCCGAAAGAAAAGTCCAGCTGCTCACGACGTATTGGAATTGCAGACGAGATAAGAATAAAAGAGCTAGCTAGTGTAACGAACCGGTCGGAGAAAATAACGACACCAACAAGATGGATTGGTCAGAAACTCACGAAAAACGCCCTTGACCCTTTTTCATATTCTcccccgttttatttttatttttattatttttattcgatttgatttcaataattttttattttacgtcaattattttctcttttctttttctttttaaatttattcccGCTGCGCGTGCGTTTctgtgatgttgttgttctggTTTCTATTATACGCGTCTGGTGCctgttgtgtgtatgtgtgtgtgtgtgtgcgcagagtcgctctctctcattcgctccgtgtgtgtgtgtgtgtaccgaTAAATGGAAGCTCACGACAGCTGAACAACAACGCCCCGACCCGGGCGTGTACGATCAACTCAATCAAACCCCCGTCTGActgccctttttttgttgttgttgttgctgttgccgttGTTGTGGTTCGGGGAGGTCGGCTCAGCGTTTGTGTTGATTGCCCTTTTATAGGATCTGGCAGGGTGGGGAGAGTTAACGGTGAGAgtacgagagagaaaaccatCAATTTAGAATTAAGTGTTACGTAGTTTccttttaaaacatttaaactaaaaaacaccAAATCCTCCAAAagctaaaaaaccaaaacaaaaccaaaaaaaccccaacgtaaaaattcgtgaaataaacaatcaaacaCGCACGAAATTAGACAGCAATTTGTCGACGCGGAACAATCTTTATCCGGATTGGTGGTGGCCGTGCCAGCACGGACCGACCGATCAGTGCCACTACTGCCGGCCGTCTTACGCCACCTTATGGAGCCACCATGCTCACCGGCAGCAGCAAAAGCACAGACACCACCAACACCAGTGTCACCAACACACGGCCGATTCCGATGTGATGGAGCAAGGGAAATCCGGTAACATGCACCAACAGGATCCACGTACTACTACACTTGAGTTTGTCCgtccatcttcttctctttttcataatttttttttttttgttcgttcgctcgttcgttcgttcgtccgATTCATCTCGTCACTGTTTcaatttccttctcttttAGATTTTAGATTTCGTTTTCACGATTTGGCGatgcgattttatttttctgaattgaaatttgaattgagttatttcttttccgtgggtttatttcatttggtttCATTTCCGTTCGGTCTGATTGGAGAATGTTGGCCGCAGATAGGACGCACTGATAGGCCGCCCCGACATTTTATTTGagtcatttaatttaattagcgtcgggggaaaacaaaagaaaaaaaaaaacatttcagcaCGAATCGATTTCAGttggttttttccttctacCTTAGTTTTATCTAGTCTCTTGTGAATTCATACgcaaatatttgaatgaattaaaaaaattgtacaacATTTATCGGTTGGCAATTCAGCTCAAGATGATCAAACATTGAAATGTCTGTGTGCAGCCAACAGTCCGCAAATTGGGACGCCGCAAATGAGCGGATCGCCCCGGAGGCGGATGGATCAACTCGAACAAAGCCAACagcagttgcagcagcagcagcagcagccggacgGAGGAGACGAGTCGTTTGTCGTCCACCGAGGCAAAACGGTCCCGACGCTTTACAATGTGGTGACGGGCGGAGAGGGAGCCACGCCCAGGGGCTCGCGGGTGGCCGCCATCAAGGAGCGGTTCAACATGGACACGAAAGCGGAAGAAAGAGGCGAAGATCGCTCCTCGTCATCATCCGGTCCGGCCGGCGTCCCCTCCAACTGGGAGGATCGCAAATCGGGCACCAGCTACGCCGGACGCCGCTCCCGACGCAATTCCATCACGGACGACTCGCATTTGACGATCGAGAACTTTGGCGGAAGTCAGGACAACTTGTCCATGTTCGGCCGCAATCCGGACAAGGAGCCGGCGACTGTGCAGCAGTCGGGTCGGCGGCCTTCGATCGACGCCTTCACCCCCGATTCGATCCCGCCAACCGCCGGAACGCCGTCCACGCCCGCCGGAGTCAATTATTGGAGGCGGAACAATGATCGCACCCGCTCGCAGgtataaaatttgtttttccgttttgttttattttgttctcctttttgtgtttctgtCCTGATATCTCGgtcaggaaaaacaaaacaaagtagaaaagtagaaaagtCTTTACCGCATCCGCCATCTGGATCAGTGGTTTTCCCGCCATTCTTGGGCTGTTGTGTAATTGTCGACGACACAGAGACACAAAACGGCGGCCGTTCGTTTTCTCTTGACGGGAAACGACAACGGCGGAaaatggccgtcgtcgtcgtcgtgtgtaAATCAAGACGAATGGGGTTGTTGTTCACATTGGGTTGTTGGCTCCTCGCAGGAAAACCTGTCGGACTACTTAATGGACAACCGTGACGTCGAGGAACAGCTGGACAGGCGCTCGCGGGCCAGCAGCCCTACttacagcagcatcagcagcacgGCCAAGAGCGGCAGCCACAATGGCAACAAGCAGTTTGTCATCATTGCGTCCAATCCGTCGGAGCCGGCCGATCTTTACGAGGACCCCAGAGTCAATTTGGCCAGGGCCACCAATTTCGCCGAACTTTCCAAACTGCGGGAGAGTCTCGGCTCCAACTCGGCCATCAACATCGTCTACATGCAGCAGGACAAGGATCCCATCCAAAGTGGTGAGCTCCTAACTGATTATCCACTGTCCAGTCACGCCATTCTAATCCATTTTGGTCCAATAATTTAGCTAAAGGCAGCGCGGTGGGATCGCCAGTGTCTCAGCACGGCCGTCGGATCAGCGAGAACCAGCGGAAGCTGGGCGGAGGGATCACGATCGCCGAGGCCATGTCGTCGACGTCGTGGGAGCCACAGACGCCGGTCGTCGACAAAATGGACGGTCGGCTGGAAGCGCTGATGCCCGACGACATGAACTCGACCACCGACCTCTACAGCATCCGCCTCAAGATGGAGGAGAAGCGCAAGCGGATCGAATCCGACAAGCGCCAGCAGGAGCTTTTGGCCAACCGCCAACGCGAAAAGGTCGGCAAGGCCGCCTTCCTCCAGGTAACCGATTCCGTTTAGCCTTCCATTGCTCTGTCCGCTCTCTCTCCCACCTTTTGCCTATTACTACTATTACTCACCAGCAGCTGGACATTCATAACTGGCCCATCACGTTTGTTACTTTAGATGAAATAGTTGAATGTGTTGCACAACACAAAGAGTCAATCAAGCCAAAGTATTTGCGGTAGTTGTTATTTTTCCCGGTAGCTTTTTcggttctttttgttgttgtttttttcaatgatcATTTaccaaacaaacatttttcaccGCTGCTCTGCACCTTGCtgcccctctctctctaacaCTGTGCTGGCATGTTGATCAGGCGGTGGCCAAAGGCAAAGGAAATGCAGACGGACGGGACGGCGGTCACGCCAGTCCTGTCGACTATTACTCCGCCATGGAGTCGCCCTCGCGTTCTCACCACCCCGCCATGCCGCCcccgcaacagcagcagcagcaacaccagcCCCATCAGCTCCCCACGCCGGATTACGAGATGCCGGATTACGATTTCCTTCAGcgtcaccagcagcaacaacaccatcaacaacaacagcaacaacaacagcatcacgGCATGCCTTACGATCCTTACCGCATGGGTCAtccgatccagcagcagcagtcgccgATGAACGGTGGAGGAGCTGGCGGGATGGATCCCAACCAGCCCGGCCAGTTTTATTTGCACGAACCGTCGCCAACGTCTCGTAGGACTTGGGGCCAACCACAGCCCATCAGTCCGGCACCTCCTCCGCCTTCTATGGTTTACCGGCCGGACGACATGCTCGGTTACGGTATaccaccacagcagcagcaacaacaacaacaacagcagcaacccaGACGGGCTCAATGGGGTACACCCCAACCGGTAGGTTCTGCCTCATTTCATTCAAGCTTTGccagcttttttgttttgtttttttcactaACGTTAATGCACGGCCTGTGCGtcaatttgtgtgtgtggccttaactcaaataaaacaaaacacgcaCGGCATGACCATGGTCccttttcccccttctttgTCCCTGTTGTCCGGATAGCCATAACAGCGAAAACCTTGATCCATGTCTGccattgttttatttgatcaaCAGGTCCGGGCCATGATGGGTCACCATGGTTACATGATGAATCCCAATACGGGCAATTACATGGATGCCCACGGGCCACCGCAGGGGGGTTACATGATGCAGACTCCGCCCCGTCACCCGATGGACAACCCGTACGATGCCCAGCAGCATTATTACGCCAATGGATCGCAGTTTAACCAGCCCGATCCGCAGGATCCTTATTATTACAGTCCGGCGCGGACGCAGCAGCCTCATcccatgcaacagcagcagccccagcAACAGCAACCGCCTCCTCAACCGCAttatcaacaacagcaacaaggtTACGGTGGTCCTCCGGCTGCTGGATCGCCTCACGGTTATCCGGCTCCGTCTCCTCAGCATAATTATCCGTCGGCGGCCGACCAGAGAGCGCCATTCCGGCTCCACGCCCCCAACGACCTGGCGGCCGAGCCCGTAGTTCTTCGTTCTCCAGCCAATCCCAAGCAGCAAGCGGAAATTCCGGAATTGCATCGAGGATCCGTccacaaccagcagcagccgccgaaAGTGCAGCAGCCGGAGCAGCGGCCGCAGTCGGCCACCATCACTAGACCCGTTCCGGCCACTAGAACCATCACCCCGATCCGCAGCAGTGTGCCCAGCAACGGCGGCGGCCAGTCTTCGTCGTCGACTTCCGCCGCCGGCTCGCCCATCGGCAGCGGAGGCGTTTTCCACGCGGCCATGCCCACGCCATCTATCGACGACATGGAGCCGCAAAATGTTTCCTTCATCGAGACGCCGTCGGCGACCGGCGCCGACGGTGTGGATGAAGCGGATCTTCAACTGCCCCGCCGCCTGCGCAATTTGAATATCACCTCCGGCAACCGGACGTACAGGATTCCGCACGAGGCCACCCAGTCTTCCCCGCCTCGTCCGGCTCTGTTGAAAACGTTCCGGGCCAGCCCgagtcccagcagcagcagtcccgTTTCGCCTTCGCCCAGCTCTGTCTATCTGGCCCCCCAGCCCAACTCTTCCGGCTCGGAATCGCCCGACGAAGCCGTCTTGGACGAAGGAGTCAAAACGGCTAAGCTCAAGGAGAACGTTGAGGCCGATCGGGGCTTCATCATCACCTTCGACGACGTGGCCACCGGCCCCAAGAGACCCAAACCTCAGCTGGGCGCCAAACGCCAACCGTCTCCCAAGAAACTGTCGACCTATTCCGCCCCGTCCGAGACGACGCCAGTGTCCAGCTCGCCGGCCTATAATCACAACAACAAGTCGGGAAGCAGCAGGGTAAGATTGTTGTTCCGCCGGATGCGACCTTGGCGGCTAggcattaaaaagaaattccgcTCGATCAGTTTCTCACGCCCGATGTgaattcgatttttatttttttgttttgttttttattgttttcaacAGGAAGGAAGTCCGAGACGATCGCTGTCGTCAATGGCCCGTGAAAACCGCGACGACTACTCGCCCTTCACGCCCGATTCGCGCGATTCCGGATTCGGTCAGAACAGCCAGGAGGAGCTGAAGCTGTTCAACATGGCGACGGCCATTCCGGGAACATTGCCCGGCAGTGACCGTACCCTACGCGACTACGACTCTCAAGACGATGAGAATCCCACCGGCCTGGTTATCGGCGACGAACTCGTCAATCCCGATCCCGTAaggattttaaaatcaaatcaataatcgtctgaaaaattatgattttgtGGCTTGTGCAGGACGCCATGGACGAGATGGAgcgcaaaaaggaaaagatccTAATGCAGTCGTTGAGGCGCAAGCAGCAACAAGAGGAGGCCCGCCAGCGCAAGGAGCAGGATGCGCTCCAGCGCAAGGAAGAGGAACGTTccaaggaggaggaaaagcAGCGCAAAAAGGAGGACGAAAAAGCCCGTCGGGCCATCATTTTCGAACAATACAAGATCAAAAAGGCCATGGAAGAAGCTGAAAAAGAGGTAAACACATTCcccgggaaatttgaattttagaacgtgattttttaatttccactTCTTGAATGGTACAGGGTCGTCCGTACGAGATGCCGGATCAGATGGGATCGAAATCCGGGCCGAAAATGCGgtccaaaaacaacaacagcacgcCATCCCGGCCCCGTCCCAAGACCATCCACGTGGAATCCGGACCGCCGGAATCTTACACTCCTCATTCTCGCGCCGTGTCCACCATGTCTGCCATGTCCAGTAAAGGCAAGCGTGGCTCCGGCAACAATCTAACAGGTTTGtccattttgattgattggtttaccaatttgaaattcactTCAACTTAACCCGTGTAATAAATTTTGTAGAAAACCGGAACGATTCTCGAGGAGATGGAGTCCGTGGATCTAATCCGACTCTCAGCCGACGTGGTTCCAATTCGAGTCTGCACGGTGGTGAGTcattggtttttgtttttctttcttgttcttgCTTCGATCCTGTTTTGTGTTCCACTTTTGATGTTCGTGTTTGATGTTTAACGTCAAGCACGGGAAACTTTGATGTCTTCTACTTTAATTCAATTACCCCCTTTTATTATAATGTTCATTTTCGTTTCGTATAtatttttggttgttgctgtttttttaaacgcCCCGCCCTTCGCTGTTGTATTCGCTTTACCTAGACTCTCAAACCCCTAATCGGTATCGGACGATGGAACGAGGACATTCGGGCCGCAAGGATCTATCGGTCCCGAGATACGGACGTAAGTTGTTCATTCCTTCAAAATTCCTAATATAGCTGCTACACACGTCAATTTCTCCCTTATCGGCCTGATTTCCATCTGCTCTCTGCTCGTGTGTGAATgacttgattttaaaatgaaatcacaTTTCGGTGAATGTGAGTCAGACAGTAGTCAGCCGACCGAATATTCCAATTACGTTTGCGACTTTATCATTTTTGCTAGAAATTCAATTGTGACTTACGActtgaattgtgtgtgtgtagcgcGTCTGTCGTTtgcttgtgttgttgttgtttcgattggctttgaatttgttttgatacGAATGTGTTTGGGCATGTGTGTGGACGCGCTGTAGAATCCGGAGGCAGCACCCGCAATTCTCGTGAGGACTTGTACGGCTCCCGCAATTATCGCGGCTCTAATTCGTCCCTCAATGACGGTAggtttccacctttttttttttattttttagtttttcgcaGCAACTTGTTCGTATTCTCTCGCTTTGCccgtttgaatttttgttgaatCACCCACAAacttttccaccttttttatgttcgaatttgaatttttggtttgatGTCTTGTCTTTGggttgtttatttatttatttttattttttatttgtttctttcaatgtGACAGCTGACTCGTACGAGGCGTATCATACACCGTTGGTGCATTCCGGGCGGAAGGGTAGTGGTTTCATGACAGGTATGACGACATTTTTCGACCATCACTCTCGACTCACTTTTTTGAATTACGGACGTGGAAAATCGATCAACTACTTAAATGAGACcaggaaaaaaactaaattttagaaaataattagaaCGAGAAGATTGCATTGCTGCTTCAgtcgctttttttaaaaactatttccGATTTCTAGATCTTTATaacttattcttcttcctcctttttctctgattggctttcttgtcatttttgtttttggctttCGTCTATTTTTCTATCATGAAAACGCTTCTCTTTTCGGTGGCTGGCTGGTGATTGTAGGCGGGCGACAGGCGGACGCGACGGTAATGGCGGCCACTGCGGCGGCGGCTTCGGCAAGGCCGGCCGTCCGCTCCAGCAACAACTTGATTTTACGTCGTAGCGGATCTCTTATGGATTTCAGCGGTgaggcttttttctttccaactaACAAAACGACAAATTCTTTCActgtcctctctctctctgcaatGTCCGTCTGTGTGTACATTTTGGCACTTGACGCTTCTCAATGGTTTTGGCTTTTCGATGGGCAAAGGGATTCGATTTGTTGACTTGTCCTGGTGGAGTGGAACGTTTCACGGAAGGAATTTCTAGAATCAATCAACTTTGTGGGTGTTGTATTTTGATGAAACGAATCTGTTTTTGTCTCTTCTCACCTTTTTCCCGCCTTGTGTGCCCTAATTCACCTGTCATTTCTTCACCTGGTCTGTTCCTTCCATCCTTCCTCGCCTTGTGTTGCTTCTAGATGGGGATGCAGGTGTGGGCGGAAGGGCCAATCCGCCGTCACGGAGAATCTCTCCGGCTGTCACGCCCACTTCCACCCCTTTCAGACGATTCCCGTCGCCATCTGGTACACGtttgctgatgttgttgtcgttgtccttcacacacacacacacacacaaacagacaaacgtcgttcattaaaaaaaacaaacaatcaatatggactcttatttttttattatttgttcgcTTTTTCGTTTGGGAAACACGGATTGATTTTCTAAGCACAACACGAACATttagttaatttttatttctttaccaTAAAAATATGATCAACTGTGAATTcgtttgtgtgtttctttcaACAGGTCCTGGATCCTTGCCACCCGGTTTAGTTAGTAAGCGTCGCGGTTTTGACGATGGCGCTAGTGATGTTAGCTCAAATCAAGATTATATCGGTAGGAATTTCTAATCAATGATTGAGGtgcaaatgttttttaaaaatcgacccatttgatttttgaattgccATTCAGGTCCTCGACTGTACAAGCAGCCAGCCGCTCGTTCCAACCGTTCCATCATTTTGAACGCGGTCGAGTACTGCGTCTTCCCCGGCGTCGTGAATCGGGAAGCCAAGCAGCGCGTACTGGAGGAGATCACCCGATCGGAGAGTAAaaactttttggttttgttccgGGACGGCGGACTGACCTTCCGCGCCCTCTACTCATTCAAtcccgaaaaagaagagatcaTCAAGATGTACGGCACCGGACCGAAATTGGTCAACGACACCATGTTCGAGAAATTCTTCAAGTAAGACTTGGCACcttcttttcatctttaattgatttaaatttttaacatttgtgtGCACACTTTGTTCCTTTCCTTCCAACAGATACAATTCCGGGGGCAAGTGTTTCTCACAAGTTCACACCAAACACTTGACTGTCACGATTGACGCGTTCACGATTCACGCCGGACTTTGGCAGGGAAAGAAGCAGAGCCTacccaacaaaaaagataTGACGTTGGTCATTTAAAAAGCGAACAAATTGGGGGAATTACATAAATTGGATTTCGAAAAGGAAACCGGTTAGAATTTCttccccctccaaaaaatttgGATGATCCGATATTATTCATCCGTGTTTCACTTCATGAGAGCTGTTCGGATTGGCCTTTAGTTTTGACACCGACttgaaatataaaacaaaaaattaagaaaaagggaagagggAATTGAAATAATCAGATGACCCAACATAATCAATCGgcgcatttttttgttgtttttttttttcatttccgtttgtttttacattgtgtgtttttttttcttccggctaACCCCTCTTTGACATTCCTATTGGCTAACGTGATAACCTTGCTGTATAGGGATCGCCAAAGTTGAATTACCGTCACGTTCGGGAATTAATTTGATGAGATTgaggaatttcttttcttttttggtatttttgcTCCATCCACTTTTAATTGgtccgcccccccccccttcatctTGACCACTTGAAGAGATTAACCCGCTTACCTGGcgacattcaaaaaataataataaaaaaaaagtcgatcgttttttctttccacatcaattgttagtttttttttgttcccctcCAATATTATTTCAGCGTCCTCCTCTACATAGTGTACTCcgtttttaagaaaaaaaagtaacccTCCATTCGCGCGCTCTCCTATAACCGCGACTGCTAACTGATGTGTCAATTGATCACTTATTTTGCCCTCACACAGCCCGCCCTCACATTTGATCCAGTGccgttttttcgtttctttcaagCAATTATTAAAAGGAGAGCCAAGGGCATTCCTCatccatttgtttgttttttctttctttgcgtACGTGTTGTGTAGCGGTGAAGCTgctcattgaaaaaaaagaagaggaattgAACAGCAGAaacaatacaaacaaaaaaatgcggCTGCAAAACAGAATGTTGGAAATTTAGTTTGACGATCGCGTTTGCTGTCACCTGTAAATAGCGTTGTGTAGTTGATAAGCGTTGGCCAGCAAACCAACCGTCAAACATTGTAACAGCTTGAgccatcaatttttttttttttatttctttatttgtacCCCTATTTTATTGTGTTGCctctactctttttttctcttcttcctcgatTATGTTCTTGTTTAATTCCTACCACTTCGTTTGTtccaacttttgtttcttttttttttgcccgttCCTTCCTCCCTTTTTGTAGTTCATCACGCgagttaatattttttttcctgtcttTCCTAACGAACTTACCCGCCTGCCCGTCACGGGCGTTATTCTCTATCCTCTACATTCATATGTGCAGCAGCTGCCAAGTTCAATACAATAACCAACATGAACCAgagtttgatttttcattttcattattcattaGGTTATTGTTGCAAATTATTGTCAgctgttatttgttttatcgAAATTTAACAAGGATAATAAAAATCAGCGTCTTTTCGACCTTATTCGATCAAAAGTTACCATAACTATTTAAAAACCTTAAGTACAGAAATCATCAATGGATTAGGGAAATGGGTCGAAttgtaacttttttgaaaaatgagctCTATTCCTACACTAATACAGATCAACTTTCTTACAAAAACCATCTTCGTCTGAGCTAGGTTTTTACGGCAATAATTCGCAATGAAGCTGGATGCACTCAATCCTTCAGCAGCAGTGATCTGCCGAATCGATCATAAATGTGAACGGATTCAAACCTGAATAGAatcaaagaatcaaaaatcaCAATCATTCAGTGATGTTTGATTCAGAATcaagaatcaaaaagaatttagaaTCAGACTCTAAATTTTTGATTCTACGTAATTCGTTTTACATGTGCTTGTGGTATTTATGCCATTGTCAAGCGAGTATAGCtatgttaaattttaaacGAACAGTTTCTCGTACAATCATTGTTTGCATTCCCAGTTTGCAACAAGTTCCTGAATATTTCGGATGTAATAGGCCTATACCGGCCTATACCTCCGAAGTATTGTAAGCTTTAATAGATTTGGAAAGTTACGTTGCTTCGCATGATCTCATCAATGATTGATTTACATCGCACTTATATATCCCTATTGCGTGTTGAGCTGGATCCATGCACCTAAAATTTCACCTGTTGCCTACAAATTGGGTACATTTTAAGAGATAGCAAATTaagtagccagtgtcgggtagCCATTGTCGAAGATAGCAGGTGTCGTTTTTGCtcatttacaaataaaaagttacTTTCACTTTGGTTACTCAACATGCAATGATACATTAGAAAGGATcgtaaaaatgtggaaaatgGAGAATAACTTTGTAGCAAATTATATCGTATCTTATTTTGTGGAATGCCTCAGAGAAAACTGCAATGTAAGCAAACATGAGAAATGGATGAA
Coding sequences within it:
- the LOC124206329 gene encoding patronin-like isoform X7, whose amino-acid sequence is MESRSSSSARMRTLTYMPVVEVQGYNAHNKLQAKQRASVQWLLSKSYSHQVPEDVKEPFYRDVEDQEYLKPSVVHALANAELYCLALAHIYADPNYSQLNHWGVIQALARKGVYVAEPSDVALTETTLIHTSPLRMSAHMAVMEGIMNLFVKEVVSAERVVAAIRRFADLDASQTPAPKEAEQALLLWITKACQSLKKRLTAEVDGHGEDVPNFPELRELGDLSDGMSLLGLLAFYAPDLVDWTRIATNEPFSMADCLYNLELVHKFCSESLPNNIFHLGLEDIVYMHSSVRQNVLAFLADLFYILEVRPAKCIRPPGLMRDRFPINEGKSNAIRRQGSLQERDRTKRQTVHEDSNLSTRNNLYPDWWWPCQHGPTDQCHYCRPSYATLWSHHAHRQQQKHRHHQHQCHQHTADSDVMEQGKSANSPQIGTPQMSGSPRRRMDQLEQSQQQLQQQQQQPDGGDESFVVHRGKTVPTLYNVVTGGEGATPRGSRVAAIKERFNMDTKAEERGEDRSSSSSGPAGVPSNWEDRKSGTSYAGRRSRRNSITDDSHLTIENFGGSQDNLSMFGRNPDKEPATVQQSGRRPSIDAFTPDSIPPTAGTPSTPAGVNYWRRNNDRTRSQENLSDYLMDNRDVEEQLDRRSRASSPTYSSISSTAKSGSHNGNKQFVIIASNPSEPADLYEDPRVNLARATNFAELSKLRESLGSNSAINIVYMQQDKDPIQSAKGSAVGSPVSQHGRRISENQRKLGGGITIAEAMSSTSWEPQTPVVDKMDGRLEALMPDDMNSTTDLYSIRLKMEEKRKRIESDKRQQELLANRQREKVGKAAFLQAVAKGKGNADGRDGGHASPVDYYSAMESPSRSHHPAMPPPQQQQQQHQPHQLPTPDYEMPDYDFLQRHQQQQHHQQQQQQQQHHGMPYDPYRMGHPIQQQQSPMNGGGAGGMDPNQPGQFYLHEPSPTSRRTWGQPQPISPAPPPPSMVYRPDDMLGYGIPPQQQQQQQQQQQPRRAQWGTPQPVRAMMGHHGYMMNPNTGNYMDAHGPPQGGYMMQTPPRHPMDNPYDAQQHYYANGSQFNQPDPQDPYYYSPARTQQPHPMQQQQPQQQQPPPQPHYQQQQQGYGGPPAAGSPHGYPAPSPQHNYPSAADQRAPFRLHAPNDLAAEPVVLRSPANPKQQAEIPELHRGSVHNQQQPPKVQQPEQRPQSATITRPVPATRTITPIRSSVPSNGGGQSSSSTSAAGSPIGSGGVFHAAMPTPSIDDMEPQNVSFIETPSATGADGVDEADLQLPRRLRNLNITSGNRTYRIPHEATQSSPPRPALLKTFRASPSPSSSSPVSPSPSSVYLAPQPNSSGSESPDEAVLDEGVKTAKLKENVEADRGFIITFDDVATGPKRPKPQLGAKRQPSPKKLSTYSAPSETTPVSSSPAYNHNNKSGSSREGSPRRSLSSMARENRDDYSPFTPDSRDSGFGQNSQEELKLFNMATAIPGTLPGSDRTLRDYDSQDDENPTGLVIGDELVNPDPDAMDEMERKKEKILMQSLRRKQQQEEARQRKEQDALQRKEEERSKEEEKQRKKEDEKARRAIIFEQYKIKKAMEEAEKEGRPYEMPDQMGSKSGPKMRSKNNNSTPSRPRPKTIHVESGPPESYTPHSRAVSTMSAMSSKGKRGSGNNLTENRNDSRGDGVRGSNPTLSRRGSNSSLHGDSQTPNRYRTMERGHSGRKDLSVPRYGQSGGSTRNSREDLYGSRNYRGSNSSLNDADSYEAYHTPLVHSGRKGSGFMTGGRQADATVMAATAAAASARPAVRSSNNLILRRSGSLMDFSDGDAGVGGRANPPSRRISPAVTPTSTPFRRFPSPSGPGSLPPGLVSKRRGFDDGASDVSSNQDYIGPRLYKQPAARSNRSIILNAVEYCVFPGVVNREAKQRVLEEITRSESKNFLVLFRDGGLTFRALYSFNPEKEEIIKMYGTGPKLVNDTMFEKFFKYNSGGKCFSQVHTKHLTVTIDAFTIHAGLWQGKKQSLPNKKDMTLVI
- the LOC124206329 gene encoding patronin-like isoform X22; the protein is MESRSSSSARMRTLTYMPVVEVQGYNAHNKLQAKQRASVQWLLSKSYSHQVPEDVKEPFYRDVEDQEYLKPSVVHALANAELYCLALAHIYADPNYSQLNHWGVIQALARKGVYVAEPSDVALTETTLIHTSPLRMSAHMAVMEGIMNLFVKEVVSAERVVAAIRRFADLDASQTPAPKEAEQALLLWITKACQSLKKRLTAEVDGHGEDVPNFPELRELGDLSDGMSLLGLLAFYAPDLVDWTRIATNEPFSMADCLYNLELVHKFCSESLPNNIFHLGLEDIVYMHSSVRQNVLAFLADLFYILEVRPAKCIRPPGLMRDRFPINEETSSPSTPDADVGGQLSSPLRKSFHRRTSLQPLVKSIPDLRKGKSNAIRRQGSLQERDRTKRQTVHEDSNLSTRNNLYPDWWWPCQHGPTDQCHYCRPSYATLWSHHAHRQQQKHRHHQHQCHQHTADSDVMEQGKSANSPQIGTPQMSGSPRRRMDQLEQSQQQLQQQQQQPDGGDESFVVHRGKTVPTLYNVVTGGEGATPRGSRVAAIKERFNMDTKAEERGEDRSSSSSGPAGVPSNWEDRKSGTSYAGRRSRRNSITDDSHLTIENFGGSQDNLSMFGRNPDKEPATVQQSGRRPSIDAFTPDSIPPTAGTPSTPAGVNYWRRNNDRTRSQENLSDYLMDNRDVEEQLDRRSRASSPTYSSISSTAKSGSHNGNKQFVIIASNPSEPADLYEDPRVNLARATNFAELSKLRESLGSNSAINIVYMQQDKDPIQSAKGSAVGSPVSQHGRRISENQRKLGGGITIAEAMSSTSWEPQTPVVDKMDGRLEALMPDDMNSTTDLYSIRLKMEEKRKRIESDKRQQELLANRQREKVGKAAFLQAVAKGKGNADGRDGGHASPVDYYSAMESPSRSHHPAMPPPQQQQQQHQPHQLPTPDYEMPDYDFLQRHQQQQHHQQQQQQQQHHGMPYDPYRMGHPIQQQQSPMNGGGAGGMDPNQPGQFYLHEPSPTSRRTWGQPQPISPAPPPPSMVYRPDDMLGYGIPPQQQQQQQQQQQPRRAQWGTPQPVRAMMGHHGYMMNPNTGNYMDAHGPPQGGYMMQTPPRHPMDNPYDAQQHYYANGSQFNQPDPQDPYYYSPARTQQPHPMQQQQPQQQQPPPQPHYQQQQQGYGGPPAAGSPHGYPAPSPQHNYPSAADQRAPFRLHAPNDLAAEPVVLRSPANPKQQAEIPELHRGSVHNQQQPPKVQQPEQRPQSATITRPVPATRTITPIRSSVPSNGGGQSSSSTSAAGSPIGSGGVFHAAMPTPSIDDMEPQNVSFIETPSATGADGVDEADLQLPRRLRNLNITSGNRTYRIPHEATQSSPPRPALLKTFRASPSPSSSSPVSPSPSSVYLAPQPNSSGSESPDEAVLDEGVKTAKLKENVEADRGFIITFDDVATGPKRPKPQLGAKRQPSPKKLSTYSAPSETTPVSSSPAYNHNNKSGSSREGSPRRSLSSMARENRDDYSPFTPDSRDSGFGQNSQEELKLFNMATAIPGTLPGSDRTLRDYDSQDDENPTGLVIGDELVNPDPDAMDEMERKKEKILMQSLRRKQQQEEARQRKEQDALQRKEEERSKEEEKQRKKEDEKARRAIIFEQYKIKKAMEEAEKEGRPYEMPDQMGSKSGPKMRSKNNNSTPSRPRPKTIHVESGPPESYTPHSRAVSTMSAMSSKGKRGSGNNLTENRNDSRGDGVRGSNPTLSRRGSNSSLHGADSYEAYHTPLVHSGRKGSGFMTGPGSLPPGLVSKRRGFDDGASDVSSNQDYIGPRLYKQPAARSNRSIILNAVEYCVFPGVVNREAKQRVLEEITRSESKNFLVLFRDGGLTFRALYSFNPEKEEIIKMYGTGPKLVNDTMFEKFFKYNSGGKCFSQVHTKHLTVTIDAFTIHAGLWQGKKQSLPNKKDMTLVI